A genome region from Akkermansiaceae bacterium includes the following:
- the tagD gene encoding glycerol-3-phosphate cytidylyltransferase, with the protein MKKIITYGTFDLLHRGHINLLKRAREMGDFLVVGLSSDSFNALKNKKAFYSFEERKLVLEAVRYVDLVIPEDGWEQKERDVAEHGIDVFVMGDDWKGKFDHLKTQCEVVYLSRTEGISTTQIKAELRVTESSNVEFTG; encoded by the coding sequence ATGAAAAAAATCATCACATACGGCACTTTCGACCTGCTCCACCGGGGACACATCAACCTCCTGAAGAGAGCCCGGGAAATGGGTGACTTCCTCGTCGTGGGCTTGTCGAGCGACAGTTTCAATGCGCTGAAAAACAAGAAGGCGTTCTACTCCTTCGAGGAGCGGAAGCTCGTCCTAGAGGCGGTTCGCTATGTGGATCTGGTCATCCCGGAGGACGGCTGGGAGCAGAAGGAACGCGATGTGGCGGAGCACGGCATCGATGTCTTCGTGATGGGCGATGACTGGAAGGGCAAGTTCGACCACCTGAAAACCCAGTGCGAGGTCGTTTACCTTTCGCGCACCGAAGGCATCAGCACCACGCAGATCAAGGCGGAGCTGCGGGTCACTGAATCATCGAACGTGGAATTCACAGGGTGA
- a CDS encoding glycosyltransferase: MDFTIVTPSLNYGRFLGECLESVAAQGGVTLEHLVIDGGSTDDSAAVAAAFPHATWRQEADEGMSDAINKGFARAQGDWVMWLNADDRLKPGALADLLPLLGKTDADVVYGDWDFIDGAGAHLRHVTAPKWSRFVHIHHHCYVGSTAAFYRRSTVIDEGLRLDIRFRYAMDSEFYARLDAAGKCFRHVPATLADFRMHGGNLSQRNFGKTREMDRILSAEKQFVESRAVRRMYGITLFRDPYLNGLIDGLLWIAAKGWKAVLRLTGS; the protein is encoded by the coding sequence ATGGACTTCACCATCGTCACGCCATCCCTCAACTACGGGCGCTTTCTCGGAGAGTGCCTGGAGAGTGTCGCCGCCCAGGGGGGAGTGACACTGGAGCACCTCGTGATCGACGGGGGATCGACGGATGACAGCGCTGCGGTCGCCGCAGCATTCCCGCATGCCACATGGCGGCAGGAAGCGGACGAGGGGATGTCGGACGCGATCAACAAGGGCTTCGCCCGGGCGCAGGGCGATTGGGTGATGTGGCTCAACGCCGATGACAGGCTGAAGCCCGGAGCCCTCGCGGATCTGCTGCCCCTATTGGGAAAAACCGATGCGGATGTGGTGTACGGCGACTGGGATTTCATCGACGGAGCCGGAGCCCACCTCCGGCATGTCACAGCCCCGAAGTGGTCGCGCTTCGTCCACATACACCACCATTGCTATGTCGGATCCACGGCGGCCTTTTACAGGAGATCCACGGTGATCGACGAGGGGCTGCGGCTCGACATCCGATTCCGCTACGCAATGGACAGCGAGTTCTACGCCCGGCTGGATGCCGCAGGGAAATGTTTCCGGCATGTTCCGGCCACCTTGGCGGATTTCCGCATGCACGGCGGGAACCTCTCGCAGCGCAATTTCGGAAAAACGCGGGAGATGGATCGAATCCTATCCGCAGAAAAACAGTTCGTGGAATCCCGCGCCGTCCGCCGCATGTATGGCATCACCCTGTTCCGCGACCCTTACCTCAACGGGCTCATCGACGGGCTTCTCTGGATCGCGGCGAAGGGTTGGAAAGCGGTGCTGAGGCTCACGGGTTCCTGA
- a CDS encoding exosortase/archaeosortase family protein: MNETEKKPLPSGGVASLPGSDARYGLWVSAALTAVLVLWFFCFEQKYGPGHTRTTLGWLYSAWNPATDYEHGKLVPFVIFGLIAYRFKDMLKAVAPGSAWGLVSVAVGCLLYVAAYRTLQPRIAVGGLPFILWGSALSLWGWQVARMLAFPLFFLWIAIPLPTFQQATTHLQLLATAMAHHGSGLLGVETYTQGTMVLPVKGDWKPLSIAHGCSGIRSLMALLMISAAWAYVAKIPLWKKVFLFLCAFPLAIIGNALRVISIFVIAEYGDAKWASTTWHDWSGLLLFYPFSLFLLLVIHSVLEGGLPWKAAKRKQTRRTTVAKGQQESTA; encoded by the coding sequence ATGAATGAAACCGAGAAGAAACCCCTTCCCAGCGGCGGCGTGGCATCGCTGCCGGGATCGGATGCCCGTTATGGGCTATGGGTTTCCGCAGCATTGACGGCTGTGCTGGTGCTCTGGTTTTTCTGTTTTGAGCAGAAATACGGCCCCGGCCATACCCGCACCACCTTGGGCTGGCTCTACAGCGCCTGGAATCCGGCCACGGACTACGAGCACGGCAAGCTCGTTCCCTTTGTCATCTTCGGCCTGATCGCCTACCGGTTCAAGGACATGCTCAAGGCCGTGGCTCCCGGCAGCGCGTGGGGCCTGGTGTCCGTGGCAGTCGGTTGCCTGCTCTATGTCGCCGCCTACAGGACCCTGCAGCCGCGCATCGCAGTGGGCGGCCTGCCCTTCATCCTCTGGGGATCCGCCCTGAGCCTCTGGGGCTGGCAGGTTGCCAGGATGCTCGCTTTCCCGCTGTTTTTCCTCTGGATCGCCATTCCTCTTCCCACCTTCCAGCAAGCCACCACCCATCTCCAGCTGCTCGCCACCGCAATGGCGCACCACGGCTCAGGCCTGCTGGGGGTCGAGACCTACACCCAGGGTACGATGGTGCTGCCGGTGAAAGGCGATTGGAAACCCCTCAGCATCGCGCACGGCTGCAGCGGCATCAGGTCTCTCATGGCCCTGCTCATGATCTCCGCCGCCTGGGCCTATGTGGCGAAGATCCCGCTGTGGAAAAAGGTTTTCCTTTTCCTCTGCGCGTTCCCCCTCGCCATCATCGGCAACGCGCTCAGGGTCATCTCGATCTTTGTGATCGCGGAATACGGCGATGCGAAATGGGCTTCCACCACCTGGCACGATTGGTCCGGCCTGCTGCTCTTCTACCCGTTCTCGCTGTTCCTGCTGCTCGTCATCCACTCCGTGCTTGAGGGAGGCCTTCCGTGGAAGGCCGCCAAGCGCAAGCAAACCCGCCGCACCACGGTTGCGAAAGGCCAACAGGAATCCACCGCATGA
- a CDS encoding sugar transferase, producing MSRKDSLRIQTIQIIDASLVFVAFWLASLARNLIQGSFSSFTPDTDALGAMVWVLYIAVPFTPLVLERFGFYERMGRKHAGKSAWQLIQGIFIIGLAISLFAVFGKLEGTRRLILGLGGVLIFVILFIRDRVTHQIMLGRSKRGIGKERVVIAGSEEEIADLLADLDAEAIADWDVAEHFDICTRDPEELYDILKRESVSRVIFANRNTPFEKVASAVEACELHGVEAWIAASFIRTQIARPVFDSVGSKPMLVLRSTPELSWELMAKDIIDRSGALLGIIVTFPVWIIAAIGIKISSPGAPVMFSQMRAGRYGKPFRMWKFRTMVADAEKLLQQTKDEHGNQMDGPVFKLDRDPRIFPFGALLRKMSIDEFPQLLNVLAGDMSLVGPRPLPLYEVDAFSEISHRRRLSVKPGITCEWQAGGRNKITSFEDWVAMDLRYIDNWSLWLDFQIMLRTVPAVLFGRGAK from the coding sequence ATGTCCCGCAAAGATTCCCTTAGGATCCAGACGATCCAGATCATCGACGCTTCGCTGGTTTTCGTTGCATTCTGGCTGGCAAGCCTCGCAAGAAACCTGATCCAGGGATCCTTTTCATCATTCACACCGGATACGGATGCTCTCGGCGCGATGGTTTGGGTTCTCTACATCGCCGTCCCCTTCACGCCGCTTGTCCTGGAGCGCTTCGGATTCTATGAGAGGATGGGCAGGAAACACGCCGGAAAATCCGCCTGGCAGCTCATCCAGGGCATATTCATCATCGGCCTCGCGATCTCGCTTTTCGCCGTCTTCGGAAAGCTCGAGGGCACACGGCGCCTCATCCTCGGACTCGGCGGGGTGCTGATCTTCGTGATCCTTTTCATCCGCGACAGGGTCACCCACCAGATCATGCTCGGCAGGAGCAAGCGCGGGATCGGGAAGGAACGGGTCGTGATCGCCGGATCGGAGGAGGAAATCGCCGACCTGCTGGCCGATCTCGATGCGGAGGCCATAGCGGACTGGGATGTCGCAGAACACTTCGATATCTGCACCCGCGATCCCGAGGAACTCTACGACATCCTGAAACGGGAATCCGTGAGCCGGGTGATTTTCGCAAACAGGAACACCCCTTTCGAGAAAGTCGCGTCGGCGGTGGAGGCCTGCGAGCTCCATGGCGTGGAGGCATGGATCGCGGCGTCCTTCATCCGCACCCAGATCGCCAGGCCGGTGTTCGACTCGGTGGGCAGCAAGCCCATGCTCGTCTTGCGCTCCACCCCTGAGCTTTCATGGGAGCTCATGGCGAAGGACATCATCGACCGCAGCGGCGCCCTGCTGGGCATCATCGTCACTTTTCCCGTGTGGATCATCGCCGCGATCGGCATCAAGATCTCCAGCCCCGGCGCGCCGGTGATGTTCTCCCAGATGCGCGCCGGGCGCTACGGGAAGCCCTTCCGCATGTGGAAATTCCGCACCATGGTCGCGGACGCCGAGAAACTCCTCCAGCAAACCAAGGACGAACACGGCAACCAGATGGACGGCCCGGTCTTCAAGCTCGACCGCGATCCCAGGATTTTCCCGTTCGGCGCGCTGCTGAGGAAAATGAGCATCGACGAATTCCCGCAGCTCCTCAACGTGCTGGCCGGGGACATGAGCCTGGTAGGCCCCCGTCCCCTGCCGCTCTACGAGGTCGATGCCTTCAGCGAGATCTCCCACAGGCGCAGGCTCAGCGTGAAGCCGGGCATCACCTGTGAGTGGCAGGCGGGCGGCCGCAACAAGATCACCAGTTTCGAGGATTGGGTGGCCATGGATCTGCGCTACATCGACAACTGGTCGCTGTGGCTGGATTTCCAGATCATGCTCAGAACCGTACCCGCCGTCCTTTTCGGAAGGGGCGCAAAGTAA
- a CDS encoding methyltransferase domain-containing protein has translation MIRKILQIFREIFLDPMPLNEFSDYDDYWEKRGRQEPKHRFVWVARRLPERGRVLDIGCGDGAFLEYTRDIRPDLDLLGIDGSAAAIRKLGEKGLEGALVGDLNSPDLTSFREVDVIVAMELIEHLPEPELLMREFLKTKAHVFYITIPNLGFVVNRLRLALGGKMPLTAIVYHIKEHLRFWTVRDFHVWAAHCGFNVREYAGQNGFFGLWRIFPSLFARQMIYVLERRDS, from the coding sequence ATGATAAGAAAAATCCTCCAGATCTTCCGCGAAATTTTCCTCGATCCGATGCCTCTGAACGAGTTCTCGGACTATGACGACTACTGGGAGAAAAGGGGCAGGCAGGAGCCGAAGCACCGCTTCGTCTGGGTTGCCCGCAGGCTTCCCGAGAGGGGCAGGGTTCTTGACATCGGATGCGGTGACGGGGCTTTCCTGGAATACACCCGGGATATCAGGCCGGATCTGGATCTCCTCGGAATCGACGGTTCCGCCGCCGCGATCAGGAAACTCGGGGAGAAAGGCCTGGAAGGGGCGCTTGTGGGTGATCTCAATTCTCCCGACCTGACAAGCTTCCGCGAAGTCGATGTGATTGTCGCGATGGAGCTCATCGAGCACCTTCCTGAGCCTGAACTGCTGATGAGGGAATTCCTCAAGACCAAGGCGCATGTCTTCTACATCACCATCCCGAACCTTGGGTTTGTCGTCAACCGCCTGCGCCTCGCGCTGGGTGGCAAGATGCCGCTCACGGCGATCGTCTATCACATCAAGGAACACCTGCGTTTCTGGACTGTGCGCGACTTCCACGTCTGGGCGGCTCACTGCGGGTTCAATGTCCGCGAGTATGCGGGACAGAACGGTTTTTTCGGCCTGTGGCGGATTTTTCCCTCCCTTTTCGCCAGGCAGATGATCTATGTGCTGGAACGCAGGGATTCCTGA
- a CDS encoding ribose-phosphate pyrophosphokinase: protein MKIISGTAHRELAGKIAETLGQPLADVQVDAFPDGETAVKINENVRGEDIFIIQPSCPPTNHNIMELLILVDAARRASAERITAVMPFFGYARQDRKDQPRVPITAKLVANLLTSAGVHRVLTMDLHAPQIQGFFDIPVDHLYAKPALIGYLRERHPDTSNLTVVSPDVGGVKMARAYADALGAELAIVAKHRISATRVEAMNVIGDVEGRDVLLVDDMTETAGTLCAAAEILHKHGARRIFAGVSHAIISNLANERLANSPIEEVITTDSVPQAHGPKVQAVSIAPLLGEAIRRINGGQSVTSLFTV, encoded by the coding sequence ATGAAAATCATCAGCGGAACCGCCCATCGCGAACTTGCCGGAAAAATCGCGGAAACCCTCGGCCAACCGCTCGCCGACGTACAGGTGGACGCCTTTCCGGACGGGGAGACGGCGGTCAAGATCAACGAGAACGTCCGCGGCGAGGATATCTTCATCATCCAGCCATCCTGCCCGCCGACGAACCATAACATCATGGAGCTGCTCATCCTGGTGGATGCGGCACGGCGCGCCAGCGCGGAGCGGATCACGGCGGTCATGCCGTTTTTCGGCTACGCCCGCCAGGACAGGAAAGACCAGCCGCGCGTCCCCATCACCGCAAAGCTCGTGGCAAACCTGCTCACCTCGGCCGGGGTTCACCGCGTGCTGACCATGGATCTCCACGCCCCGCAGATCCAGGGCTTCTTCGATATCCCGGTCGATCACCTCTACGCAAAGCCCGCCCTCATCGGCTACCTCCGCGAGCGCCATCCGGACACCTCGAACCTTACCGTCGTCTCCCCGGACGTCGGCGGCGTGAAAATGGCCCGCGCCTATGCGGACGCGCTTGGGGCGGAGCTCGCCATCGTCGCCAAGCACCGCATTTCCGCAACCCGCGTCGAGGCCATGAACGTGATCGGCGATGTCGAGGGTCGCGATGTCCTCCTCGTCGATGACATGACCGAAACCGCCGGCACCCTCTGTGCCGCCGCGGAAATCCTCCACAAGCACGGCGCACGGCGCATTTTCGCCGGGGTTTCCCATGCCATCATCAGCAACCTCGCCAACGAGCGCCTCGCCAACTCCCCCATCGAAGAGGTCATCACCACCGATTCCGTACCCCAGGCACACGGCCCGAAGGTGCAGGCGGTGAGCATCGCACCCCTGCTGGGCGAGGCCATCCGACGCATCAACGGCGGCCAGTCCGTCACATCCCTGTTCACCGTATAG
- a CDS encoding CDP-glycerol glycerophosphotransferase family protein, with the protein MREIFRKLAGAVHRLTPKLNHAVIWAWPDGEDNSIALEQALQGSTVRKVILLAGDTDAPPTWDLGAKTLRVSKDSPGGWLRFCFARYVFFTHPCYTRRFPSNVVSVNVWHGMPIKRIGGMIEGDPAIRSSHTLATSPFWGDIMRRTISPSGAMLAVGLPRNDRLFSEKREVMGKLGLPAGTKLLAWLPTYRKSVRGLPRTDGIDTGTAFGMADLEPETLNAFLAQRNSILLVKPHPMAAFQGLRQWSHLLVVDDAWLGRKRVSLYEALGATELLISDISSVVIDYLLLDRPIIHAFPDLAEYKDSRGFTVEPVEDHLAGPVVSDQAGLLAALGELLDGADPDATRRDRMRQLSHAHTDGKAVGRLLRELGISG; encoded by the coding sequence GTGAGGGAGATTTTCAGGAAACTTGCCGGAGCGGTCCACCGCCTCACCCCGAAGCTGAACCACGCGGTCATCTGGGCGTGGCCCGACGGCGAGGACAACAGCATCGCGCTGGAGCAGGCGCTGCAAGGCAGCACGGTGCGGAAAGTCATCCTGCTGGCGGGCGATACGGATGCACCGCCGACATGGGACTTGGGAGCGAAAACGCTGCGGGTATCCAAGGACAGCCCCGGCGGGTGGCTGCGCTTCTGTTTCGCAAGATACGTCTTTTTCACACACCCGTGCTACACGAGGCGCTTCCCTTCCAACGTGGTCTCCGTGAATGTCTGGCACGGCATGCCGATCAAGAGAATTGGCGGCATGATCGAAGGCGATCCGGCGATCCGATCCAGCCACACCCTTGCCACATCGCCGTTTTGGGGGGATATCATGCGGCGGACGATCAGCCCTTCCGGCGCCATGTTGGCTGTAGGGCTGCCGCGCAACGACAGGCTGTTTTCCGAAAAGCGTGAAGTGATGGGAAAACTCGGCCTCCCGGCGGGCACGAAGCTCCTGGCATGGCTGCCCACATACAGGAAAAGTGTACGGGGGCTTCCCAGGACAGACGGGATCGACACAGGCACCGCCTTCGGGATGGCGGATCTTGAGCCTGAAACCCTCAACGCATTCCTCGCGCAAAGGAACTCAATCCTGCTGGTGAAGCCGCATCCGATGGCGGCCTTCCAAGGCTTGCGGCAATGGAGCCATCTCCTCGTGGTGGATGATGCCTGGCTTGGCCGGAAACGCGTGTCCCTCTACGAGGCACTGGGTGCCACGGAGCTGCTGATCAGCGATATCTCAAGCGTAGTCATCGACTATCTTCTGCTAGACCGCCCCATCATCCATGCGTTCCCCGACCTGGCGGAATACAAGGATTCACGCGGTTTTACCGTGGAACCCGTCGAAGACCATCTCGCAGGCCCGGTGGTCAGCGACCAGGCAGGCCTGCTGGCCGCCCTCGGGGAACTTCTGGATGGCGCGGATCCTGATGCCACGAGAAGGGACAGGATGAGGCAGCTATCGCATGCACACACCGACGGGAAAGCGGTGGGGCGCCTGCTGAGGGAGCTGGGGATTTCCGGGTAA
- a CDS encoding O-antigen ligase family protein, translating into MSAFSSILWTIGLILTVTLGPQLRIWSWGPAMLCFSGAALFAIPALWREKGGAGDTVIAALGAALVSWMAARAFLTPVPEAAQADILLLAMAVATFVSFRAAASSTAALRIIIAGIALLTCASLLVMARQLGDPGFSPFFSKITSRYPTGFYAHYSYGGSFLIAVSLLLGGLAMHSRENRIVRLLLGIIALLAFCAIYFTRSRGAILGGAGGFGALMLLTLVIGKRDGRKWFAPAVIAVPLIAGGIIFALVAVWMDAQEARNESGGFAGLLDNTIRWHLIGIAISCIQLHPLWGGGARSYSWECFRFWDIGQMGIGSNKPEHVHNELLQTASDYGIIGASLLVVFLCAIVIACMARTAMDRRSAASPHADGWRIGGFAGLVGLFLQSNFEGIFRIAPGAVLLALCISAACFGKTANPNPSGLRPWLRASLVSVLGLGAIISLALAGTRGTRVSIILWPSHFGPEKPGHETAIDALARAIEIWPLQSLYQKRGLTCQRAAAAETSAEISRSFIKQALADFQASSELHPYDPAAAVGYANLLSNLGRHAEAEAAYTRAIQLQGGMEAAFKSYLSSAKHFHGKALSEYDPGRPADSLADFQIAARHIDKAFADSWMHGTENRVLRVLIHQNYGQTLEAAGEPKAALAQYDLAAKLPYGGSSHYHAGLLLGRMAVRKWSDRRAEDAMFLFTQASQRIGTAGDNLPDGVTPSKRAEYMEYLLNTIQYLKGAGIKPSESVDLDPGK; encoded by the coding sequence GTGTCCGCATTCTCCTCCATACTCTGGACCATAGGACTCATCCTAACAGTCACGCTCGGCCCGCAGCTGAGGATATGGAGCTGGGGGCCGGCCATGCTCTGCTTTTCGGGTGCAGCGCTTTTTGCCATACCCGCCCTCTGGAGGGAAAAAGGCGGGGCGGGCGATACGGTGATCGCGGCGCTTGGTGCCGCGCTGGTTTCCTGGATGGCGGCGAGGGCGTTCCTGACCCCCGTCCCTGAGGCCGCGCAGGCGGACATCCTGCTGCTTGCCATGGCGGTGGCGACCTTTGTCTCTTTCCGTGCGGCCGCGAGCAGCACCGCTGCGCTGCGCATCATCATCGCGGGAATCGCGCTGCTCACCTGCGCCAGCCTTCTGGTCATGGCAAGGCAGCTTGGCGACCCGGGCTTTTCTCCGTTTTTCTCGAAAATCACCTCTCGGTATCCAACGGGTTTCTACGCGCATTACAGCTACGGCGGATCATTCCTCATCGCCGTATCCCTGCTTCTCGGCGGCCTGGCCATGCATTCCAGGGAAAACCGCATCGTGAGGCTGTTGCTGGGAATCATCGCCCTGCTCGCATTCTGCGCCATCTATTTCACAAGGTCACGCGGAGCCATCCTTGGCGGGGCGGGCGGCTTCGGCGCACTGATGTTGCTCACGCTCGTCATCGGCAAGCGCGACGGGAGGAAATGGTTCGCCCCGGCTGTCATCGCCGTGCCGCTCATCGCAGGGGGCATCATCTTCGCGCTGGTCGCCGTATGGATGGACGCACAGGAAGCCCGCAACGAATCCGGTGGCTTCGCCGGCCTCCTCGACAACACAATCCGCTGGCACCTCATCGGCATTGCCATCTCCTGCATCCAGCTCCATCCGCTGTGGGGCGGCGGGGCGCGCAGCTACAGCTGGGAATGCTTCCGCTTCTGGGACATAGGCCAGATGGGGATAGGCAGCAACAAGCCGGAGCACGTCCACAACGAGCTGCTCCAGACCGCCTCGGACTACGGTATCATCGGTGCAAGCCTGCTCGTCGTCTTCCTCTGCGCCATCGTGATCGCCTGCATGGCAAGGACGGCCATGGACAGGCGCTCGGCGGCATCGCCCCATGCGGACGGCTGGCGCATCGGCGGATTTGCCGGGCTTGTCGGCCTCTTCCTGCAATCCAATTTCGAGGGGATATTCAGGATTGCACCGGGCGCGGTGCTCCTCGCCCTCTGCATCTCTGCGGCCTGTTTCGGGAAAACGGCCAATCCGAACCCATCCGGCCTGCGCCCATGGCTGCGTGCCTCGCTGGTTTCCGTGCTCGGGCTCGGAGCCATCATTTCCCTCGCCTTGGCAGGCACCCGCGGGACAAGGGTCTCCATCATCCTCTGGCCCAGCCACTTCGGGCCGGAAAAGCCAGGCCACGAGACCGCCATCGACGCCCTTGCCCGCGCCATCGAAATCTGGCCGCTGCAATCACTGTACCAGAAACGCGGGCTCACCTGCCAGAGGGCGGCAGCGGCGGAAACGTCCGCAGAGATCTCCCGGAGCTTCATCAAGCAGGCTCTGGCCGATTTCCAGGCCTCCTCAGAACTTCACCCCTACGATCCGGCTGCTGCGGTTGGCTACGCGAATCTCCTCAGCAACCTCGGGCGCCACGCCGAGGCGGAAGCCGCCTACACCCGTGCCATCCAACTCCAGGGAGGCATGGAGGCGGCCTTCAAATCCTATCTCAGCTCTGCGAAACATTTCCATGGGAAGGCGCTTTCCGAATATGATCCCGGCCGACCCGCCGATTCGCTCGCCGACTTCCAGATCGCGGCACGGCACATCGATAAGGCGTTCGCGGACTCCTGGATGCACGGCACGGAAAACCGCGTCCTGCGCGTGCTGATCCATCAGAATTACGGGCAAACCCTGGAAGCCGCCGGGGAACCCAAGGCAGCCCTCGCCCAATATGACCTCGCGGCGAAACTTCCCTACGGCGGAAGCTCGCACTATCACGCAGGGCTGCTGTTGGGACGCATGGCCGTGAGGAAATGGTCCGATCGCCGTGCCGAGGACGCGATGTTCCTTTTCACCCAGGCAAGCCAGCGGATCGGCACCGCAGGCGACAACCTGCCCGATGGGGTGACCCCGTCCAAAAGAGCCGAATACATGGAATACCTCCTGAACACGATCCAATATCTGAAAGGTGCCGGGATAAAACCCTCGGAAAGCGTGGATCTCGATCCAGGGAAATAA
- a CDS encoding glycosyltransferase: MRIYTCTPVAFGGGEDFFARDSGLLCRGLQMIGIESRAVMPGERKPEDGADLIRTDYPDLESAAWWKSLGIDGLVLYAWGHPKYHKVAAAIHAAGIPLVLNLDSGGFLSPHVGLGDWLRAQWVYGGQGRGVGSWLRFAKLSVFRFFGGLLVTERLRVRHLECGDAIACVSPGAARYVRRLCHHHGGDGLADRVTVIPHSVEPAFRFPGGNKRRQVACVGRWDDGIQKRTWLLAEVIGRVLETDDEVCFVIAGKAAPGLEKWHSCLPDAGRKRVKLTGMIGRAELVALLGESRVFYSPSAYESFGIAAAEALCSGCSVVAGRSVTMAAFDWFVSEKSGQLASTDDACGHAEALVRELAAWDNGDRDAPGISTAWCARLHADRVAMKVREILKR; the protein is encoded by the coding sequence ATGCGGATCTACACCTGCACTCCGGTAGCCTTCGGCGGAGGCGAGGATTTCTTCGCCCGCGACAGCGGCTTGCTATGCCGTGGGCTGCAGATGATCGGCATCGAAAGCCGGGCGGTGATGCCGGGGGAACGGAAACCGGAAGACGGGGCGGACCTGATCCGGACGGATTACCCGGATCTCGAATCGGCGGCATGGTGGAAGTCCCTGGGAATCGATGGCCTGGTCCTTTATGCATGGGGGCATCCGAAATACCATAAGGTGGCGGCCGCGATCCATGCGGCGGGCATACCTCTCGTGCTCAACCTGGACAGCGGGGGTTTCCTGAGCCCGCATGTGGGCTTGGGTGATTGGCTGCGGGCGCAGTGGGTTTACGGCGGCCAAGGGCGGGGTGTAGGTTCCTGGCTGCGCTTCGCAAAACTCTCGGTGTTCCGGTTTTTCGGCGGCTTGCTGGTAACCGAGCGCCTCCGTGTTAGGCACCTGGAATGTGGCGACGCGATCGCCTGCGTCTCGCCGGGTGCGGCAAGGTATGTGCGGAGGCTCTGCCACCACCATGGCGGGGATGGGCTGGCGGATCGCGTTACGGTCATCCCCCATTCGGTGGAACCCGCCTTCCGTTTTCCGGGCGGCAACAAGCGGCGGCAAGTGGCCTGCGTGGGGCGCTGGGACGATGGGATCCAGAAGCGGACATGGCTGCTGGCCGAAGTCATCGGGAGAGTGCTCGAAACCGATGATGAGGTATGCTTCGTCATTGCGGGAAAGGCGGCACCCGGGTTGGAGAAATGGCATTCCTGCCTGCCGGATGCGGGGAGGAAGCGGGTGAAGCTCACGGGTATGATCGGGCGCGCGGAACTCGTTGCCTTGCTCGGGGAATCCCGGGTTTTCTACAGCCCCTCGGCCTACGAGAGCTTTGGCATCGCGGCGGCCGAGGCACTCTGCTCCGGCTGTTCGGTGGTGGCCGGGCGCTCTGTGACGATGGCCGCCTTCGATTGGTTCGTTTCGGAAAAATCCGGCCAGCTCGCCTCCACCGACGATGCATGCGGGCACGCCGAGGCCTTGGTCCGGGAGTTGGCGGCATGGGACAACGGAGATCGGGATGCCCCTGGGATTTCCACGGCATGGTGTGCTAGGCTGCACGCGGATCGTGTTGCCATGAAGGTTAGGGAAATCCTGAAAAGATAA
- a CDS encoding exosortase-associated EpsI family protein, which produces MKHIHWVLPLFAGGLMASVHLLPEAGEMEESAISMDLPALSGYWMFFPQPPSPAETEILAPDTRFSKAVCLSARDGEIDLATGLAAPDEKPDRLDLSVVLSGHDLNNSIHRPERCMPSQGHTITNSTDVMLELANGRSLPVKRLISVQSIPTNEEHTEHVNLDCVTYYFFVGKSSITQDHLKRTLLDMKDRLLLGVDQRWAYVSVSLWYGKLPWKEKEVSIGEADAKIRGFLSEFGENQIDWEMIGN; this is translated from the coding sequence ATGAAACACATCCACTGGGTGCTGCCCCTCTTCGCCGGCGGGCTCATGGCATCGGTTCACCTGCTTCCCGAGGCCGGTGAGATGGAGGAATCCGCCATCAGCATGGATCTGCCCGCGCTCTCCGGCTACTGGATGTTTTTCCCCCAGCCCCCGAGCCCTGCGGAAACCGAGATCCTCGCGCCTGACACCCGGTTTTCCAAGGCCGTCTGCCTCTCCGCGCGTGATGGCGAGATCGACCTCGCGACAGGCCTTGCTGCTCCCGACGAGAAACCGGACAGGCTGGATCTCTCCGTCGTCCTCTCCGGCCATGACCTGAACAATTCGATCCACCGCCCGGAGCGGTGCATGCCTTCCCAGGGGCATACGATCACCAACTCCACGGACGTGATGCTGGAGCTGGCCAACGGCCGTTCCCTGCCGGTGAAACGTCTCATCTCCGTGCAGAGCATCCCCACCAACGAGGAGCACACCGAGCACGTGAACCTCGACTGTGTGACCTACTACTTTTTCGTGGGGAAAAGCAGCATCACCCAGGATCACCTCAAGCGCACCCTGCTGGACATGAAAGACCGCCTCCTGCTGGGCGTTGACCAGCGCTGGGCCTACGTTTCCGTATCCCTCTGGTATGGCAAGCTGCCATGGAAGGAAAAGGAGGTCTCCATCGGCGAGGCGGACGCCAAGATACGCGGATTCCTTTCCGAATTCGGCGAGAATCAGATCGACTGGGAGATGATAGGGAACTGA